From Acidobacteriota bacterium, a single genomic window includes:
- a CDS encoding tetratricopeptide repeat protein — protein sequence MLAHLPDCPGCCEVAAQALKELQAAEDGLKILRFGLPKAKRRPPEEPVARDRTWWTPPRATGRELAEGEELLEELLGAAELKRTFLVRNDERFHSPALAELILEEARETSFEDAFVGSRLVALGLLVLDHLDPHYFGQRSLDDLRGRGHAYRGNILRLCRDYDAAEEAFARSAELLVGSRNELEDTARLHFLALLRKSQGRFDEAARDLHEVCQRYESLGEDCRAARAYSALGDILFRQGRPEEAVQPLAEALVRIDPEEDPRTLLYVRHNLVVCLAELGRYREAEELFERCQNDYARFPDATTMVHADWVKGMLAAGLGREDEAEELFQSVRDRFLERDLPYDAAIASLDLAMLYSRQGRTAELKTLARTMTTVIAAYGNVRETTTALMFFTTAVEQEKASVQVIERVARFLRQAHVDPNLRFRDSST from the coding sequence GTGCTCGCGCACCTCCCCGACTGCCCGGGCTGCTGCGAGGTGGCGGCCCAGGCCCTCAAGGAGCTGCAGGCCGCCGAAGACGGCCTCAAGATCCTGCGCTTCGGTCTGCCGAAGGCCAAGCGCCGTCCGCCCGAGGAGCCGGTCGCTCGGGACCGCACTTGGTGGACGCCGCCGCGGGCCACCGGTCGTGAGCTGGCGGAAGGTGAAGAGCTCCTCGAGGAACTGCTCGGCGCGGCCGAGCTCAAGCGCACCTTCCTGGTGCGCAACGACGAGCGCTTCCACTCGCCGGCCCTCGCCGAGCTGATTCTCGAAGAGGCTCGCGAGACCAGCTTCGAGGACGCTTTCGTCGGCAGTCGCTTGGTGGCCCTCGGTCTGCTCGTCCTGGATCACCTCGATCCGCACTATTTCGGTCAGCGGTCGCTCGACGATCTGCGCGGCCGCGGCCACGCCTACCGCGGCAATATTCTGCGCCTGTGTCGCGACTATGATGCCGCTGAGGAGGCTTTCGCCCGCTCGGCAGAGCTCCTGGTGGGCAGTCGCAACGAGCTCGAAGACACGGCTCGCCTTCACTTCCTGGCCCTGCTGCGCAAGTCTCAAGGTCGTTTCGACGAGGCGGCAAGGGACCTTCACGAGGTCTGCCAGCGCTACGAGTCCCTCGGCGAAGACTGCCGGGCGGCGCGCGCCTACTCGGCCCTCGGGGACATTCTTTTTCGTCAGGGCCGACCTGAAGAGGCGGTCCAGCCGCTCGCCGAAGCGCTGGTGCGAATCGATCCCGAGGAGGATCCCCGGACGCTTCTCTATGTGCGCCACAACCTGGTCGTCTGTCTGGCCGAGCTGGGGCGCTACCGCGAGGCGGAGGAGCTCTTCGAGCGCTGCCAGAACGACTACGCTCGTTTCCCCGACGCCACCACCATGGTGCATGCGGACTGGGTGAAGGGCATGCTGGCGGCGGGCCTCGGGCGGGAAGACGAGGCGGAGGAGCTGTTCCAGTCGGTGCGCGACCGGTTTCTCGAGCGCGATCTGCCCTACGATGCGGCGATCGCCTCCCTCGATCTGGCCATGCTCTACAGCCGCCAGGGCCGCACCGCCGAGCTCAAGACCTTGGCCCGCACCATGACGACGGTGATCGCGGCCTACGGCAACGTGCGCGAGACCACCACCGCCTTGATGTTCTTCACCACCGCCGTCGAGCAGGAGAAGGCCTCGGTGCAGGTGATCGAGCGGGTGGCGCGCTTTCTGCGCCAGGCCCACGTCGACCCCAACCTGCGCTTCCGCGATTCGTCGACCTAG
- a CDS encoding lysylphosphatidylglycerol synthase transmembrane domain-containing protein, with product MASPLEHPKVRRRLRRIVRWAAIVLAVVLAVSVAAELDWSELRQRLAGARGLPVAAATLFLIARFLIWTWRWHLGVRAAGVDAPFAPLFPMILGAAAVNHLTPAAKLLGGLLRARYLGQRADLSTARAYGTVLFDQLAHQGAVISLTTLAVIGTVYGTGRPKLAFGLALLALLMALGLGLAAPRLGDRLADWTSRRQDRWRRWIDKGRETVTTVRALADQRRLVVAALLLGLLYAATNAAAQWLFFVAVGPAPSYFTAFAAVALGTAAGALLGTPGGVGTTEAAIIGTYVALGVDANDAAAAALLYRGLHYLVVFCLGGASLAWLERRLA from the coding sequence ATGGCATCCCCCCTCGAGCATCCCAAGGTTCGCCGCCGGCTGCGGCGCATCGTCCGCTGGGCCGCCATCGTGCTCGCCGTCGTGCTGGCCGTCAGCGTTGCCGCCGAGCTCGACTGGTCCGAGCTGCGGCAACGCCTCGCCGGCGCCCGGGGCCTGCCGGTCGCCGCCGCCACCCTCTTTCTGATTGCTCGGTTCCTGATCTGGACTTGGCGCTGGCACCTCGGCGTACGGGCCGCCGGCGTCGACGCTCCCTTCGCACCGCTCTTCCCGATGATCCTCGGAGCCGCCGCGGTCAACCACCTGACCCCTGCCGCCAAGCTTCTCGGCGGGCTACTGCGAGCGCGCTATCTCGGCCAGCGAGCGGACCTCTCGACGGCTCGCGCCTACGGCACGGTGCTTTTCGATCAGCTCGCCCACCAGGGCGCGGTCATCTCGCTGACCACCCTCGCCGTCATCGGCACCGTCTACGGCACCGGCCGCCCGAAGCTGGCCTTCGGGTTGGCCCTCCTCGCCCTCCTGATGGCCCTCGGCCTGGGCCTCGCCGCCCCCCGTCTCGGCGACCGCCTGGCGGACTGGACGTCTCGGCGCCAGGATCGCTGGCGGCGCTGGATCGACAAGGGGCGAGAGACCGTCACCACCGTCCGGGCGTTGGCCGACCAGCGACGTCTGGTCGTAGCGGCGCTGCTGCTCGGCCTGCTCTACGCCGCCACCAACGCCGCCGCGCAGTGGCTGTTCTTCGTCGCCGTCGGTCCGGCACCGTCCTATTTCACGGCGTTCGCGGCGGTTGCCCTGGGAACCGCCGCCGGCGCCCTGCTCGGGACTCCGGGTGGGGTCGGAACCACCGAAGCGGCGATCATCGGCACCTACGTCGCCCTCGGCGTCGACGCCAACGACGCCGCCGCCGCGGCGCTCCTCTACCGCGGCCTTCACTATCTGGTGGTGTTCTGCCTCGGCGGCGCCAGCCTCGCCTGGCTCGAGCGCCGGTTGGCCTAG